Proteins found in one Aspergillus puulaauensis MK2 DNA, chromosome 8, nearly complete sequence genomic segment:
- a CDS encoding uncharacterized protein (COG:M;~EggNog:ENOG410PKG6;~InterPro:IPR000845,IPR027417,IPR035994,IPR036770;~PFAM:PF01048;~TransMembrane:1 (o288-307i);~antiSMASH:Cluster_8.1;~go_function: GO:0003824 - catalytic activity [Evidence IEA];~go_process: GO:0009116 - nucleoside metabolic process [Evidence IEA]): MARRRLTHHEYTVGWLCALEIELKAACAILDEVHETLRPADHDDNVYTLGQVAQHNVVITCLPKGIYGTTPASNGAQRMELSFPNIQYRLIVGVGGGVPCPGDVRLGDVVIGIPGANSTGVVAYDHGKTTTGGHLEQTKILNKPPLNMLKAVPHLGLNRAVSVSQTLNTAIASDPIALAEFACPGAENDNLFEAEYDHPDPSQSCSSCCDETKIVRRLQRKNDEPHIHTGTIGSSDRVIKDARTRDSLAKAYGILCFEMEAAGLVDSWPCLVIRGISDYADSHKQKQWQPYAAITAAACAGSLMLLLDKKRHGYQQYHEQVDVPPDYSDARKERVRALSFSNPIRHREDIQDRKGRRAKGTCEWMLKTNVFQEWHGCSGKDNDSNILWLHGLPASGKSMMTIFLTEALESDLDLGDAGLVIYFFCDSSSQNHTSGIALLSGLIWQLIKDRPVSQEVVRRQYEEDEELFTSFNHLWKLFIMLVKGWSEGKIYCVIDALDECDRESQNAILRKFENFFDPAYYDGSLSHVYFLITSRPYEEIRTYLGGFVNADIGGFAEAKDDVAAFIDYSVGYLTEKKWFSAEMQGRVRQIVQEKAEDTFLWVSLAMDEVKDAARPDIIGILEQLPAGLSSLYGNLLERATEARSGRKGDILRIVNVVAVSLEPLSLLQLSYACQLYGQESEEEQLLAMRSSIGDCKLLVVETNDKVALLHKSVKDFLADDQYDSGNGLWAAHAFLAYRCIDCCMESVGIPTVVSNLGGRKDEEIGDTSLLAYATRFWPEHAHFAGEQFEIIEKQEPFFKENSRQWQNWLLRLSPSQTYKKWAEPSPFHIAAIWGILPLAKYILQTTSVDRYHRTEYLDTDFVTQEGETALELAASSGHEMIVCHLLEQAPAEMVIFSAVLEAAIKNTQRGAQIIDALLLHPRAHTSNWNHAHLVEAAKNPTCGREILQSLLKKIPRLRSSLDDDILVAAAGNSDLEPMRLLLNVDMDNTNLSEEVLLAAVGNDANCTSHREL; the protein is encoded by the coding sequence ATGGCTCGACGCAGGCTCACTCATCACGAATATACAGTTGGATGGCTATGTGCGTTGGAAATCGAGTTGAAAGCAGCGTGTGCGATACTCGACGAAGTCCATGAGACGCTGCGTCCAGCGGATCACGACGACAATGTGTATACGCTGGGGCAGGTGGCCCAGCACAACGTCGTCATCACATGCCTTCCGAAAGGAATATATGGAACAACCCCAGCTTCGAATGGCGCGCAAAGGATGGAGCTGAGCTTCCCTAATATTCAATACCGATTGAtcgtcggggttggagggggaGTCCCTTGTCCTGGTGATGTCCGGCTGGGCGATGTAGTGATTGGCATCCCTGGTGCTAATTCCACGGGGGTCGTCGCTTACGACCACGGAAAAACAACTACTGGGGGTCATCTCGAGCAGACCAAGATACTCAACAAACCCCCGTTGAACATGCTCAAGGCAGTTCCTCACCTCGGACTGAACCGTGCTGTGTCCGTCAGTCAGACTCTGAACACAGCGATCGCGTCAGACCCCATAGCACTGGCAGAATTTGCCTGTCCCGGCGCAGAGAACGACAATTTATTTGAGGCCGAGTACGACCATCCGGACCCGAGTCAAAGCTGCTCAAGCTGTTGTGATGAGACGAAGATTGTGCGGAGGCTTCAAAGAAAAAATGACGAGCCACATATCCATACAGGAACAATCGGATCTAGCGATCGGGTCATCAAAGATGCTAGAACGAGAGATTCTTTGGCCAAAGCGTACGGAATATTGTGTTTCGAAATGGAAGCGGCCGGGCTAGTGGACTCATGGCCGTGTCTGGTGATCCGAGGCATCTCCGACTATGCGGATTCCCATAAGCAGAAACAGTGGCAGCCATATGCGGCCATAACCGCTGCAGCGTGTGCAGGAAGCTTAATGTTGCTATTGGACAAAAAACGCCATGGATATCAACAATACCATGAGCAGGTTGATGTTCCACCCGACTATTCAGATGCTCGAAAGGAACGCGTTCGGGCCCTTTCATTCAGCAACCCTATTCGACACAGGGAAGACATACAAGAccgaaaaggaagaagggcCAAAGGAACCTGCGAGTGGATGCTGAAAACCAACGTCTTTCAGGAGTGGCATGGCTGTTCTGGAAAAGACAACGATTCCAACATTCTGTGGCTTCACGGCTTGCCAGCAAGTGGAAAATCAATGATGACAATCTTTCTTACCGAAGCCCTGGAGAGCGATCTAGATCTGGGAGATGCAGGCCTGGTGATATATTTCTTCTGCGATTCCAGCTCCCAGAATCACACTTCTGGAATCGCTCTTCTGAGTGGTTTGATCTGGCAATTGATCAAGGATCGACCGGTAAGCCAGGAAGTCGTTAGAAGACagtatgaagaagatgaggagttGTTTACTTCTTTCAACCATCTGTGGAAATTGTTTATTATGTTGGTGAAAGGGTGGAGCGAGGGGAAGATTTACTGCGTCATTGACGCCCTTGATGAGTGCGACAGGGAGTCACAGAATGCGATACTGAGAAAGTTTGAGAACTTCTTCGACCCGGCGTACTATGATGGATCCCTCTCGCATGTCTATTTTCTCATTACAAGCAGACCGTATGAGGAGATCAGAACATATTTGGGGGGGTTTGTCAACGCGGATATTGGTGGGTTCGCCGAGGCAAAAGATGATGTTGCTGCGTTCATTGATTACTCTGTGGGTTACTTGACCGAGAAGAAGTGGTTTTCCGCTGAGATGCAGGGGAGAGTTCGTCAGATTGTCCAGGAAAAAGCCGAAGATACCTTCCTCTGGGTCTCCTTGGCTATGGACGAAGTGAAGGATGCTGCGCGGCCAGATATTATCGGAATCCTGGAGCAATTACCTGCTGGACTGAGCAGTCTCTATGGGAATCTGCTCGAAAGGGCAACCGAAGCTCGCTCCGGGAGAAAGGGAGACATTCTTCGTATTGTCAATGTCGTGGCAGTTTCTCTGGAACCTCTCAGTCTCCTGCAATTATCCTACGCCTGCCAGCTTTATGGACaggaaagcgaggaagaaCAGTTACTCGCAATGAGAAGCTCCATCGGGGATTGCAAGCTTCTGGTTGTTGAAACAAACGATAAAGTTGCATTGCTACATAAGTCAGTCAAAGACTTTCTGGCGGACGACCAGTATGACAGTGGCAATGGCCTTTGGGCGGCCCATGCCTTTCTAGCGTATAGGTGTATCGATTGTTGCATGGAGTCCGTGGGCATCCCAACTGTTGTTTCGAACCTTGGCGGCCGcaaagatgaagaaattgGCGATACTAGCCTACTCGCCTATGCAACTCGTTTCTGGCCGGAGCACGCACATTTTGCGGGAGAGCAGTTCGAGATTATCGAGAAACAGGAGCCGTTTTTCAAAGAGAACTCTCGTCAGTGGCAAAATTGGTTGTTgcgcctttctccttcaCAAACCTACAAAAAGTGGGCAGAGCCTTCTCCATTTCACATTGCTGCGATATGGGGAATTCTACCACTCGCCAAGTACATTCTGCAGACCACTTCAGTGGACAGATACCACAGGACCGAATATTTGGACACCGATTTTGTCACACAGGAGGGCGAGACCGCTCTAGAACTGGCGGCTTCGTCGGGGCATGAAATGATTGTGTGCCATCTGCTAGAACAGGCACCAGCAGAGATGGTAATCTTTAGCGCTGTCCTAGAAGCAGCTATCAAAAACACGCAACGAGGGGCGCAGATCATCGACGCGCTCCTTTTGCATCCACGAGCCCACACATCAAACTGGAATCATGCGCACCTCGTCGAAGCTGCCAAAAACCCTACATGTGGTCGTGAGATCTTACAAAGTCTTCTTAAAAAGATCCCTAGGCTACGGAGTTCTTTAGACGACGACATACtagtagcagcagcagggaacAGCGACTTGGAGCCCATGAGACTGTTGCTCAACGTTGATATGGATAACACAAACCTGAGTGAAGAGGTATTACTGGCAGCAGTTGGGAACGATGCAAACTGCACATCACACCGCGAGCTATAG
- a CDS encoding uncharacterized protein (COG:S;~EggNog:ENOG410PK9X): MGQTVSVTPHIIRAIARADEGSLDLLMSKTDGCFEITDDVVMEVFKNDRNDGKMMRTLLSQNKGKRSITSQAAVAIVGLYDVTVVELLLQEYTIAGLSNNMIVAALSNIANSAPILDVLLRESTEWQFDGTWWSTITRESSQDTFQWLHSKLFDNDVTSTSFLEGALSNPRLKFQTICHLLESASAQETISQRLVACSARNQAHSRRLVEFMLARNDAQLVFITEDLVGGGLGTQRLSDVAMKNLLSIDSNRIKVTHNGMYIILRWYGQSIVDCLIKRAGTDFLLTADLIRALIFNSTHGKDVMHWLLMEKRIQVSPSQLATIIESGCFSVDVLKQTLTCRCMRMTEHLFDAITAAKDGYPVMDAYLNTHTLGSIRITVPAIVKMIGTSHRHNLPLLKLLLRKPRIQVHIPQPVIRAALRALNTHGLETFIEILTLLMTRGDRIMADEECMAELLAHKYPNRLMETICHHTPEEELIISNDMVRGLKRYSAIETLAKHAKFHVVITEAAMCNIVTGSSYDISNIPFRPRYRARYKMGMHLLISRPNWEIPVTESVLCAGIMHARDRPDQMSALFQHARHVQLTSVFFKTLTEATFATSDPENSTEYIEGFLAFFKKVRLAGCIRADMVDGIVEHCSPPIVLALFDRIDDPIPFSSNTLTFLARRFSEKIVAVFLDRHGNNSLITEQVLAAAASNGHHGPDVVTVLLQRSDVLPTKSVLLAAATNLGQGLNVVNVLLAHLSKTSGQIVDTGGKADGLLAKDFLFASLETCFASNEPPYCTEGQRVPGANLKGQALRMVNMLIERGVSVVFNDDDLLRLFELYTLAPHFNSILQTQRGRLPTITTNLIARVRLLTKYLSHNVFDRNPGLNPTLYDPLFVPTIHLTIRDIDPITFDSLMRRSKRPSQEIRAVIESCSSQWAGKQIMLQVLTSQELEITGQMISKAALDQFDPFELLRHPKVKITRGALQRILQYLRPWHHRHVLELLELKSMSGIIDEETWIFMVSKFTDLDTSRLDLSLLDWKEVIEKAGRRGMISESVLSSVIRTNDYNMVDLCLKNYDKPLIVTQQLVDAFAPRSSLPLRSTRPMNSLRRLLEHDSLVHPIHSSCLKRILEIFGSGIADELFKITKNRILVDESLLMSIVSTKNVKIIKSFFKEYPDNFTITPRVVIIALQTNAPDHVEVAANDESDGSDETSGDSPGWPESDQFPDSSPSSDYSGVFNDPRGWYAEPSVPNDERDVQNLKLDKDTNTGYYTSAHLLEYLFCYCSYDPMGLTEDILLSAIENREREALFAIIAKYYSLENVRITENIARAAASNSMQRVQLLLDLFPGKLPITDEVLIAAARSPKESYETLQLLFSCSLHRILVSKKVMIALLQNPNSCLSAFRIVLEYGGDNLLRSQEIKSFIVRNAERTLVLQFFLELPGFSLTVTESMIRSDDENDGKHGNPLNSTDIPSRRQSSFWKRRYFRRFEDVENPLISSSLLFKSRKARLTSASIAFIMAEGDTGSTMSLLEKLATDRDDRHLTEAVFLHAISNEHKMACLTVHHLLSRTSKFLTEKAWIMAAKNGVNGWTLMQMFADYDPTLQSMTPTVLLHAARNDELGNYIFKWLLSYYPSKVRFSEDILAAISGNPVWWTGEPLTSQTYRPYLWQNGPILEVMLHQAQEKAKITENILIAAVKNPTHSVRYLRVLLQHPTREAFDLQKVARIAAAHEFVDIKALLGLFQHGALIDEDIVVAAMRNRRRSGVIFELIRVEDLWRDFVATDKVVLAAAENKENGNELLEDFLSSYQGVIVLQDEDIKKVANSFSLDVIWQLRIRQRSPISNPLPVFVYFHYIFYLLHRCGTGEGVGILSPFIIGLSCG, translated from the exons ATGGGGCAAACTGTCTCAGTCACCCCTCACATCATTAGGGCAATTGCGCGAGCAGATGAAGGGTCACTCGACTTGCTGATGTCCAAGACCGACGGCTGCTTCGAAATTACGGATGATGTGGTGATGGAGGTATTTAAGAACGATCGAAATGACGGCAAAATGATGCGCACTCTTCTCTCCCAGAACAAAGGCAAACGGAGTATAACATCTCAAGCTGCAGTTGCAATTGTCGGACTCTACGATGTGACAGTGGTAGAGCTTTTGCTTCAGGAGTATACGATCGCTGGCCTGTCGAACAACATGATTGTGGCCGCTTTATCCAACATTGCCAACTCCGCTCCTATACTTGACGTGCTTCTAAGAGAGTCGACAGAATGGCAGTTTGATGGGACTTGGTGGAGCACAATTACTCGGGAAAGCTCGCAAGATACCTTTCAGTGGCTCCATTCCAAACTCTTTGATAACGATGTGACATCCACATCGTTCCTAGAAGGTGCGTTGTCGAATCCACGGCTGAAATTTCAAACCATTTGCCATCTTCTCGAGTCAGCTTCTGCGCAGGAAACAATATCTCAACGCTTGGTAGCTTGCAGCGCGAGAAACCAAGCCCATTCCCGCCGCCTTGTCGAGTTCATGTTGGCCAGGAATGATGCTCAGTTGGTCTTTATCACCGAAGATCTTGTGGGAGGTGGACTGGGAACCCAGAGACTCAGTGATGTCGCTATGAAAAATCTCCTCTCTATTGACAGCAACCGAATCAAGGTAACACATAATGGGATGTATATTATACTGCGCTGGTATGGCCAGAGCATTGTCGATTGCCTGATCAAGAGAGCCGGAACCGATTTCCTTCTCACAGCTGACCTGATTCGGGCGCTCATTTTCAATTCAACCCATGGCAAAGATGTTATGCATTGGTTACTGATGGAGAAAAGGATACAGGTTTCGCCATCTCAACTAGCAACGATTATTGAAAGTGGATGCTTCAGTGTCGATGTTCTAAAACAGACTCTGACTTGTCGCTGTATGAGAATGACTGAGCATCTTTTTGATGCCATCACAGCGGCTAAGGATGGATATCCTGTGATGGATGCGTATCTCAATACACATACTCTTGGTTCAATTCGGATTACAGTCCCTGCCATAGTCAAAATGATTGGAACATCCCATCGCCACAATTTGCCATTGCTGAAACTACTCCTCCGCAAACCACGGATCCAGGTTCACATCCCACAACCTGTCATTCGAGCTGCACTCCGAGCACTCAATACTCACGGGCTAGAGACTTTTATTGAAATTCTGACACTATTGATGACGCGAGGAGACAGAATCATGGCAGACGAAGAGTGCATGGCAGAACTACTCGCTCACAAATATCCGAATCGCCTGATGGAAACAATTTGCCATCATACACCAGAGGAGGAGCTTATAATCTCAAATGATATGGTCAGGGGCTTGAAGCGCTACAGTGCTATCGAAACACTCGCGAAGCATGCCAAATTTCACGTTGTCATTACTGAAGCTGCAATGTGCAATATAGTTACCGGATCTAGTTACGATATATCTAATATTCCTTTCAGACCTCGTTACAGGGCCCGTTACAAGATGGGCATGCATTTGCTGATTTCACGGCCAAACTGGGAGATCCCTGTCACGGAGAGTGTTCTTTGTGCAGGCATTATGCATGCCCGTGACAGACCAGATCAGATGTCGGCCCTATTTCAGCATGCGAGGCACGTACAGCTGACGTCGGTGTTTTTCAAGACCCTAACTGAGGCCACATTCGCGACGTCGGACCCCGAAAACAGCACTGAATATATTGAGGGATTCCTCGCCTTTTTCAAGAAGGTTCGCCTCGCTGGTTGTATCAGAGCCGACATGGTGGATGGTATTGTCGAGCACTGCTCTCCTCCAATCGTTCTGGCCCTGTTCGATAGAATTGACGATCCAATTCCGTTCTCCAGTAATACGTTGACATTTCTAGCAAGAAGATTCAGCGAAAAGATCGTTGCAGTGTTCCTCGATCGACACGGCAATAACTCGCTTATTACCGAGCAggtccttgctgctgccgcttCAAATGGCCACCATGGGCCTGACGTCGTCACTGTCCTTCTACAGCGCAGTGATGTCCTTCCAACCAAGAGCGTCCTGCTTGCTGCAGCCACAAATCTGGGGCAAGGTCTAAATGTTGTGAACGTTCTACTTGCTCATTTGTCCAAGACATCAGGACAGATAGTGGACACAGGTGGAAAGGCCGATGGTCTATTAGCAAAGGATTTCCTTTTTGCATCGCTCGAGACGTGCTTTGCCAGCAATGAGCCTCCATATTGCACTGAGGGACAGCGTGTTCCTGGTGCCAATCTGAAAGGTCAGGCCTTGCGGATGGTGAATATGTTGATTGAGCGTGGAGTCTCTGTCGTCTTCAACGATGATGATCTCCTCAGGCTTTTTGAACTCTACACCCTGGCCCCCCATTTTAATTCCATCCTCCAGACACAGAGAGGGAGGCTACcgaccatcaccaccaatcTGATAGCGAGAGTCCGATTGCTCACAAAATACCTGTCTCACAACGTGTTCGACAGAAACCCGGGCCTCAACCCAACCCTTTACGACCCGTTGTTTGTGCCTACAATTCACCTCACGATCAGGGATATTGATCCCATAACCTTCGACTCTTTGATGAGGCGGAGTAAGCGCCCATCCCAGGAGATCAGGGCAGTCATCGAGTCATGCAGTAGTCAATGGGCTGGGAAACAAATTATGCTGCAAGTATTGACTTCCCAGGAATTGGAAATTACAGGACAAATGATATCAAAGGCAGCACTAGATCAATTTGACCCTTTTGAGCTGTTGCGACACCCAAAAGTCAAAATAACACGTGGCGCATTGCAAAGGATTCTACAGTATCTTCGCCCATGGCACCACAGGCACGTCTTGGAACTGTTGGAACTGAAGTCTATGTCTGGGATCATCGACGAGGAAACATGGATCTTCATGGTCTCGAAATTCACCGACCTCGACACGAGTCGCCTCGATCTCAGTCTCCTGGACTGGAAAGAGGTGATCGAAAAGGCAGGCCGTCGAGGAATGATTTCAGAAAGTGTCTTGTCGTCAGTAATTCGCACGAATGACTATAATATGGTCGACTTGTGCCTGAAAAATTACGACAAGCCACTGATCGTGACACAACAACTCGTGGATGCCTTTGCTCCTCGTTCTTCGCTCCCTTTGAGATCCACACGTCCAATGAACAGCCTGCGCAGGTTACTTGAACACGACTCCCTCGTTCACCCCATTCACTCATCTTGCCTCAAAAGAATACTCGAGATATTCGGCTCTGGAATCGCAGATGAACTCTTCAAAATCACCAAAAATCGGATATTAGTCGATGAATCCCTCTTGATGTCTATTGTATCCACAAAAAACGTGAAGATTATCAAGTCGTTCTTCAAAGAGTACCCGGATAATTTCACCATTACTCCCAGGGTTGTCATTATCGCCCTGCAGACAAATGCGCCTGATCATGTTGAGGTGGCAGCCAACGATGAATCAGATGGATCAGACGAGACCTCGGGGGACAGCCCCGGTTGGCCTGAATCCGACCAATTCCCTGACAGTAGTCCTAGTTCTGATTATTCGGGGGTGTTTAATGATCCCCGAGGGTGGTATGCTGAGCCGAGTGTGCCAAATGATGAAAGAGACGTGCAGAACCTGAAGCTGGACAAAGACACAAACACAGGGTACTACACCTCTGCGCATTTGCTTGAATATCTGTTCTGCTATTGCTCATATGACCCCATGGGACTTACGGAAGATATTCTTCTGTCTGCTATTGAGAATAGAGAGCGCGAGGCCCTGTTTGCAATCATTGCCAAATACTACAGCCTAGAAAACGTGAGAATTACAGAAAACATTGCCAGGGCTGCTGCATCTAACAGCATGCAACGTGTGCAACTTCTGCTGGACCTGTTTCCGGGCAAGCTACCAATCACAGACGAAGTTCTTAttgcagcagcaagaagccCTAAAGAGAGCTACGAGACTCTTCAACTACTGTTTTCTTGCTCTTTGCACCGGATATTGGTATCCAAAAAGGTCATGATAGCATTGCTGCAAAATCCCAATTCTTGCCTTTCCGCCTTTCGAATTGTGCTTGAATATGGAGGTGACAATCTACTCAGGAGCCAGGAAATCAAGAGTTTCATTGTTAGGAATGCAGAAAGAACCTTGGTTTTGCAGTTCTTTCTGGAGCTTCCCGGATTCAGCCTTACTGTGACCGAGAGCATGATCCGATCGGATGATGAGAACGATGGAAAACATGGGAATCCCCTCAACAGCACCGATATCCCATCCAGGAGGCAGTCTTCTTTTTGGAAAAGAAGATATTTCCGAAGGTTCGAGGACGTCGAGAACCCCCTAATAAGCAGCAGCCTTCTATTCAAGAGCCGTAAGGCCAGGCTTACCTCTGCTTCGATTGCATTCATCATGGCCGAGGGAGACACAGGCTCCACTATGTCGCTTTTGGAGAAGCTCGCCACTGACCGAGACGACCGCCATTTGACGGAGGCTGTTTTCCTCCATGCTATATCGAATGAGCACAAAATGGCTTGCCTTACGGTACATCATCTATTGTCACGCACAAGCAAGTTCCTCACCGAGAAAGCCTGGATCATGGCAGCCAAAAATGGAGTTAACGGGTGGACTCTGATGCAGATGTTCGCAGATTATGACCCAACTTTACAATCAATGACTCCCACGGTTCTTTTGCATGCTGCACGCAATGACGAGCTCGGCAATTACATTTTCAAATGGCTTTTATCTTACTATCCGTCTAAAGTCCGTTTTTCTGAGGATATCCTGGCAGCCATCTCAGGGAACCCAGTGTGGTGGACTGGTGAGCCGCTCACCAGCCAGACCTACCGGCCCTATCTATGGCAAAATGGCCCTATCCTTGAGGTAATGCTGCATCAAGCCCAGGAGAAGGCAAAGATCACGGAGAATATTCTTATAGCTGCAGTGAAGAACCCTACGCACAGTGTTCGATATCTCAGAGTATTGCTCCAACATCCCACGAGAGAAGCCTTCGATCTTCAAAAGGTCGCAAGAATTGCTGCAGCCCATGAATTCGTGGATATAAAAGCACTTCTTGGCCTTTTTCAACACGGTGCTCTAATTGACGAAGATATAGTGGTAGCAGCAATGAGGAATCGTAGACGAAGCGGTGTTATTTTCGAGCTGATTCGCGTCGAGGATCTCTGGAGGGACTTTGTTGCCACTGATAAAGTGGTGTTGGCAGCAGCCGAGAATAAAGAGAATGGAAATGAATTGCTCGAGGACTTTTTAAGTTCCTACCAGGGAGTCATTGTGCTTCAagacgaggatatcaagaaggTCGCCAACTCCTTCAGCTTGGATGTGATATGGCAATTGCGCATTCGCCAGAGATCTCCTATTTCCAACCCGCTACCTGTTTTCGTCTATTTTCACTATATTTTctatcttctccatcgtTG TGGCACCGGCGAAGGAGTTGGAATCCTGTCGCCCTTCATTATTGGGCTCTCATGCGGTTGA